A DNA window from Pseudomonas sp. B21-056 contains the following coding sequences:
- a CDS encoding OprD family porin — translation MKLSSTALLALAISSVTATAYAEQQSQAFVPTELASTSAQSEAKGFIDGQSLSGTTRNWYANELLKRGNFSYQKHGETRPTDRRINWVQGTILNYTSGFTQGTVGFSTEVAAYNAVVLDRSRKDIANGGNRTLAENNGDAVDQWSKLGLANVKARISNTTLTAGRQNFSTPIVDVIGNRPLPSSFEGVSLHSEEFSNLSFDAGVFDRVSPRTEQSLSKFRSEYTNNGAETDKVSVVGLNYQPLKSLKTSLYASQVEDFWNQYYFGATHELGDASVLALTTGLNYYKTVDEGKKEMGEIDNDTYSLSLGLTHQAHSLTFSYQEVNGNEYFDYLHETNGIYLANSLLSDFNGPNEKSFQIAYGINMAEYGVPGLKFNVYRARGWGIDGTHYTGTAYDVRGMDDENHYETGVGASYAVQSGPLKATAIRATYTEHRSSRNQADGSINEFRLVTTVPFNIL, via the coding sequence ATGAAACTGAGCAGCACCGCGTTACTGGCCCTGGCCATCAGCAGCGTTACCGCCACGGCGTACGCAGAGCAGCAAAGCCAGGCATTCGTGCCGACCGAACTGGCGAGTACCAGCGCCCAATCCGAAGCCAAGGGCTTCATCGACGGCCAAAGCCTGTCGGGCACTACGCGCAACTGGTATGCCAATGAGTTATTGAAACGCGGAAACTTCAGCTATCAGAAACACGGTGAGACACGCCCCACCGATCGTCGTATCAACTGGGTCCAGGGCACCATCCTCAACTACACCTCGGGCTTCACTCAGGGCACCGTGGGTTTCAGTACCGAAGTCGCGGCCTACAACGCAGTGGTCCTGGATCGCAGCCGCAAGGACATTGCCAACGGTGGTAACCGCACCCTGGCCGAGAACAACGGCGATGCCGTGGACCAGTGGAGCAAGCTGGGCCTGGCCAACGTAAAGGCCCGGATTTCCAACACCACCCTGACCGCGGGTCGCCAGAACTTCAGCACCCCGATCGTCGACGTGATCGGCAACCGTCCGCTGCCTTCGAGTTTCGAGGGTGTGAGCTTGCACAGCGAAGAGTTCAGCAACCTGTCGTTCGATGCCGGCGTATTTGACCGCGTCTCGCCGCGTACAGAACAGAGCCTGTCGAAATTCCGCTCCGAGTACACCAACAACGGCGCAGAAACCGACAAGGTCAGCGTCGTCGGCCTGAACTATCAGCCGCTCAAGAGCTTGAAGACCAGCCTGTACGCCTCCCAGGTCGAAGACTTCTGGAACCAGTACTACTTCGGTGCCACCCACGAACTGGGCGACGCCTCGGTCCTGGCATTGACCACCGGCCTGAACTACTACAAGACCGTGGACGAAGGTAAAAAGGAGATGGGTGAGATCGACAACGACACCTACTCCCTGTCGCTGGGCCTGACCCATCAAGCTCACAGCCTGACCTTCTCCTACCAGGAAGTGAACGGTAACGAGTACTTCGACTACCTGCACGAAACCAACGGCATCTACCTGGCCAACTCCCTGCTGTCGGACTTCAACGGCCCGAACGAGAAATCCTTCCAGATTGCCTATGGCATCAACATGGCCGAATACGGCGTGCCAGGCCTGAAGTTCAACGTCTACCGCGCTCGCGGCTGGGGCATCGACGGCACCCACTACACCGGTACCGCGTATGACGTACGTGGCATGGATGACGAGAACCACTATGAAACCGGCGTCGGCGCGTCCTATGCCGTACAGAGCGGCCCTCTGAAAGCCACGGCCATTCGTGCTACCTACACTGAACACCGTTCCAGCCGCAACCAGGCCGACGGCAGCATCAACGAGTTCCGCCTGGTCACCACCGTCCCGTTCAACATTCTCTAA
- a CDS encoding ABC transporter substrate-binding protein, with translation MRHTLVLSALLSTGLMAATSVAQAAAGGSLVFCSEGSPAGFDTAQYTTATDNDAAEPLYNRLAEFEKGATNVVPGLATSWDISEDGLKYTFHLREGVKFHSTDYFTPTRDFNADDVLFTFNRMLDPQHPFRKAYPTEFPYFNGMSLNKNIAKVEKTGPLTVVMTLNSVDAAFIQNIAMSFAAILSAEYADQLLKNGKPSDINQKPIGTGPYEFKSYQKDSNIRYVANTQYWAPERVKLKNLIFSINTDASVRVQKLKANECQVTLHPRPADVPALKNDPKLQLIEKPGFNLGYIAYNTRHKPFDQVEVRRALDMAVNKQGILNAVYQGAGQLAVNAMPPTQWSYDDTIKDAAYNPEKAKELLKAAGVKEGTEITLWAMPVQRPYNPNAKLMAEMLQADWAKIGLKVKIVSYEWGEYIKRTKNGEHDISLIGWTGDNGDPDNWLGTLYSCDAIGGNNYSMWCDQDYDKLIKQAKVVTDRDQRTVLYKQAQQLLKQQVPITPVAHSTVNQPLSAKVEGFKVSPFGRNVFSGVSLNP, from the coding sequence ATGCGCCATACCCTGGTTTTATCTGCATTGCTGAGTACCGGCCTGATGGCCGCGACATCCGTGGCCCAGGCCGCTGCCGGCGGCAGCCTGGTGTTCTGCTCCGAAGGCAGCCCCGCTGGTTTCGACACCGCGCAGTACACCACCGCCACCGACAACGATGCCGCCGAACCGCTGTACAACCGCCTGGCCGAGTTTGAAAAGGGCGCGACCAATGTCGTACCGGGCCTTGCGACGAGCTGGGATATTTCCGAAGACGGCCTGAAATACACCTTCCATTTGCGCGAAGGGGTGAAATTCCATAGCACCGACTACTTCACGCCGACCCGGGACTTCAACGCCGACGACGTGCTGTTCACCTTCAACCGCATGCTCGATCCGCAGCATCCGTTCCGCAAGGCCTACCCCACCGAGTTCCCGTACTTCAACGGCATGAGCCTGAACAAGAACATCGCCAAGGTGGAGAAGACCGGGCCATTGACCGTGGTCATGACCCTCAACAGCGTCGACGCCGCGTTCATCCAGAACATCGCCATGAGCTTCGCCGCGATCCTGTCGGCCGAGTACGCCGACCAGCTACTGAAGAATGGCAAGCCGAGCGACATCAACCAGAAACCCATCGGTACCGGCCCATACGAGTTCAAGAGCTACCAGAAAGACTCCAACATCCGCTACGTCGCCAACACCCAGTACTGGGCACCGGAACGGGTCAAGCTGAAAAACCTGATCTTCTCCATCAACACCGACGCCTCGGTACGGGTGCAGAAGCTCAAGGCCAACGAATGCCAGGTCACCCTGCATCCGCGTCCAGCCGATGTGCCGGCCCTGAAGAACGATCCCAAGCTGCAGTTGATCGAGAAGCCCGGCTTCAACCTTGGCTACATCGCCTATAACACCCGCCACAAACCGTTCGACCAGGTCGAAGTGCGCCGTGCGCTGGACATGGCGGTGAACAAGCAGGGCATCCTCAACGCCGTGTACCAGGGCGCGGGGCAACTGGCGGTCAACGCCATGCCACCGACCCAGTGGTCCTACGACGACACGATCAAGGACGCGGCCTACAACCCGGAAAAAGCCAAGGAATTGCTCAAGGCCGCCGGGGTCAAGGAAGGTACCGAAATCACCCTCTGGGCCATGCCCGTGCAACGCCCGTACAACCCCAACGCCAAGTTGATGGCCGAGATGCTCCAGGCCGACTGGGCGAAAATCGGCCTGAAGGTGAAGATCGTCAGCTACGAATGGGGCGAGTACATCAAGCGCACCAAGAATGGTGAGCACGACATCAGCCTGATCGGCTGGACCGGTGACAACGGTGACCCGGACAACTGGCTGGGCACGCTGTATAGCTGCGACGCCATTGGCGGCAACAACTACTCCATGTGGTGCGACCAGGATTACGACAAGCTGATCAAGCAGGCCAAGGTCGTCACCGACCGCGACCAACGCACCGTGCTCTACAAACAGGCCCAGCAGTTGCTCAAGCAGCAAGTGCCGATCACCCCGGTTGCCCACTCGACGGTCAACCAGCCGCTGAGTGCCAAAGTCGAGGGGTTCAAGGTCAGCCCCTTCGGTCGCAACGTGTTCTCGGGCGTCAGCCTGAACCCATAA
- a CDS encoding ABC transporter substrate-binding protein, whose product MLKHAVIPFLVGASLLASAPFASAATNLVFCSEGSPAGFDPGQYTTGTDFDASAETIFNRLTQFERGGTAVIPGLATKWDISEDGLTYTFHLRDGVKFHTTPYFKPTREFNADDVLFTFNRMINKDDPFRKAYPTEFPYFTDMGMDTNIAKVEKLDDKTVKFTLNAVDAAFIQNMAMHFASIQSAEYAAQLLKEGKPSDINQKPIGTGPFVFKSYQKDSNIRFTGNKDYWLPEDVKIDNLIFAITTDPSVRIQKLKKNECQVTLFPRPADLQAIREDKNLKMPDQPGFNLGYIAYNVMDKIKGSDQPNPMAQLKVRQALDMAVNKQQIIDSVYQGAGQLAVNAMPPTQWSYDTTIKDAGYNPEKAKQLLKEAGIKEGTEINLWAMPVQRPYNPNAKLMAEMLQSDWAKIGIKAKIVTYEWGEYIKRSKGGENGAMLIGWSGDNGDPDNWLNVLFGCDSLQGNNFSKWCDKKFDDIVKQAKRTSDQAKRTELYKQAQHILKDAVPMTPIAHSTVFQPMRTNVQDFKISPFGLNSFYGVSVSK is encoded by the coding sequence ATGCTTAAACACGCGGTCATTCCGTTTTTAGTCGGCGCCAGCCTATTAGCCAGCGCACCCTTCGCCTCTGCGGCGACTAACCTGGTGTTCTGCTCCGAAGGCAGCCCGGCTGGCTTCGACCCGGGTCAATACACCACCGGAACCGACTTCGACGCCTCTGCTGAAACCATCTTCAACCGCCTCACCCAGTTCGAACGCGGCGGCACCGCCGTGATCCCGGGCCTGGCGACCAAGTGGGACATTTCCGAAGACGGCCTCACCTACACCTTCCATCTGCGCGATGGCGTCAAGTTCCATACCACCCCGTACTTCAAGCCGACCCGTGAGTTCAACGCCGACGACGTGCTGTTCACGTTCAACCGCATGATCAACAAGGACGATCCGTTCCGTAAGGCGTACCCGACCGAGTTCCCGTACTTCACCGACATGGGCATGGACACCAACATCGCCAAGGTCGAGAAGCTCGACGACAAGACCGTCAAGTTCACCCTCAACGCCGTCGATGCCGCGTTCATCCAGAACATGGCGATGCACTTCGCATCGATCCAGTCCGCCGAATACGCCGCCCAGTTGCTCAAGGAAGGCAAGCCTTCGGATATCAACCAGAAGCCGATCGGCACTGGTCCGTTCGTGTTCAAGAGCTACCAGAAAGACTCGAACATCCGCTTCACCGGCAACAAGGACTACTGGCTTCCGGAAGACGTGAAGATCGACAACCTGATCTTCGCCATCACTACCGACCCGTCGGTACGTATCCAGAAGCTGAAGAAAAACGAATGCCAGGTCACCCTCTTCCCGCGCCCTGCCGACCTGCAGGCCATCCGTGAAGACAAGAACCTGAAGATGCCGGACCAGCCGGGCTTCAACCTGGGCTACATCGCCTACAACGTGATGGACAAGATCAAGGGCAGCGACCAGCCCAACCCGATGGCCCAACTGAAAGTGCGCCAGGCACTGGACATGGCCGTCAACAAGCAGCAGATCATCGACTCGGTGTACCAGGGCGCAGGCCAACTGGCGGTCAACGCCATGCCGCCGACCCAGTGGTCCTACGACACCACCATCAAGGATGCAGGCTACAACCCTGAGAAAGCCAAGCAGCTGCTCAAGGAAGCGGGCATCAAGGAAGGTACCGAAATCAACCTGTGGGCGATGCCGGTCCAGCGCCCGTACAACCCCAACGCCAAGCTGATGGCTGAAATGCTGCAGTCCGACTGGGCCAAGATCGGCATCAAGGCCAAGATCGTCACCTACGAGTGGGGCGAGTACATCAAGCGTTCCAAGGGCGGCGAGAACGGCGCGATGCTGATCGGCTGGAGCGGCGACAACGGTGACCCGGACAACTGGCTCAACGTGCTGTTCGGTTGCGACTCGCTGCAGGGCAACAACTTCTCCAAGTGGTGCGACAAGAAGTTTGACGACATCGTCAAGCAGGCCAAGCGCACATCGGATCAGGCCAAGCGCACCGAGTTGTACAAGCAGGCGCAACACATCCTCAAGGATGCTGTGCCGATGACACCTATCGCTCACTCGACGGTGTTCCAACCCATGCGCACCAACGTGCAGGATTTCAAGATCAGCCCATTCGGCTTGAACTCCTTCTACGGTGTCAGCGTCAGCAAATAA
- a CDS encoding ABC transporter substrate-binding protein, whose protein sequence is MDRTTFQPLLLTLALISCAPLAQAATTLVYCSEASPAGFDPSQYTSGTDFDASAETVFNRLTQFKRGGTEVEPGLATSWDVSADGLIYTFHLRDGVKFHTTDYFSPTRDFNADDVVFTFQRLLDPQQPFRQAYPTESPYFTDMGLNTTIKSVEKVDEHTVRFNLNNVDAAFVQNLAMSFASVQSAEYAAQLLKEGKAGDLNQKPVGTGPFVFKRYQKDSQIRYAANTAYWKPEDVRVDNLIFSITPDAAVRLQKLKRNECQVSGYPRPADIEVMEQDPNLQVLRQPGFNLGFLAYNVTHPPLDQLKVRQALDMAIDKPAIIKAVYQSAGQLAQNALPPAQWSFDPAIKDAPHDVTKAKALLKEAGVAPGTTINLWAMTVQRASNPNARMSAQMIQQDWAKIGIKANIVSYEWGEYIKRAKNGEHDAMIYGWTGDNGDPDNWLGVLYSCAAVKGSNYAKWCDPAYDKLIQQAKVSTDRQQRIDLYRQAQQILKQQVPITPIANSTVFQPINRHVVDFKLSPFGLTPFYGVGLQQ, encoded by the coding sequence ATGGACAGAACCACTTTCCAACCATTGCTGCTCACTCTCGCCCTGATCAGCTGCGCCCCCCTGGCCCAGGCCGCCACCACCCTGGTCTACTGCTCCGAAGCCAGCCCCGCCGGGTTCGACCCCAGCCAATACACCAGCGGCACCGACTTCGATGCTTCGGCCGAAACCGTCTTCAACCGTCTCACTCAGTTCAAGCGCGGTGGCACCGAGGTCGAGCCGGGGTTGGCGACGAGCTGGGATGTCTCCGCCGATGGCCTGATCTACACCTTCCACCTGCGCGACGGCGTGAAATTCCATACCACCGACTACTTCAGCCCCACCCGCGACTTCAACGCCGACGACGTGGTGTTCACCTTCCAGCGCCTGCTCGATCCGCAACAGCCGTTCCGCCAGGCCTACCCGACCGAGTCGCCCTACTTCACCGACATGGGCCTGAACACCACGATCAAGAGCGTCGAGAAAGTCGACGAGCACACCGTGCGCTTCAACCTGAACAACGTCGATGCCGCGTTCGTGCAGAACCTGGCAATGAGTTTCGCTTCCGTACAGTCCGCCGAATACGCGGCGCAGTTGCTCAAGGAAGGCAAGGCCGGCGACCTCAACCAGAAGCCCGTCGGCACCGGTCCGTTCGTGTTCAAGCGCTACCAGAAGGACTCGCAGATCCGCTACGCCGCCAATACGGCCTACTGGAAACCCGAGGACGTGAGGGTCGATAACCTGATCTTCTCCATCACCCCCGACGCCGCCGTGCGCCTGCAAAAGCTCAAGCGCAACGAATGCCAGGTCAGCGGCTACCCGCGCCCGGCGGACATCGAGGTGATGGAACAGGACCCGAACCTGCAAGTGCTCAGGCAGCCCGGCTTCAACCTGGGTTTCCTGGCCTACAACGTCACGCACCCGCCCCTGGACCAACTCAAGGTGCGCCAGGCGTTGGACATGGCCATCGATAAGCCGGCGATCATCAAGGCGGTGTACCAGAGCGCCGGGCAACTGGCGCAGAATGCCCTGCCGCCGGCCCAGTGGTCATTCGACCCGGCGATCAAGGACGCACCCCATGACGTGACCAAGGCCAAGGCGCTACTCAAGGAAGCCGGGGTTGCGCCCGGTACCACCATCAATTTGTGGGCGATGACGGTGCAACGCGCGTCCAACCCCAACGCACGGATGTCGGCGCAGATGATCCAGCAGGATTGGGCGAAAATCGGCATCAAGGCCAACATCGTCAGCTACGAATGGGGCGAGTACATCAAGCGCGCCAAGAATGGTGAACACGACGCGATGATCTATGGTTGGACCGGCGACAACGGCGACCCGGACAACTGGCTCGGCGTGCTCTACAGCTGCGCGGCGGTCAAGGGCAGCAACTACGCCAAGTGGTGCGACCCGGCCTACGACAAGCTGATCCAGCAAGCCAAGGTCTCCACCGACCGCCAGCAACGGATCGACCTGTACCGACAGGCGCAGCAAATCCTCAAGCAACAGGTGCCGATTACACCGATTGCCAACTCCACGGTGTTCCAGCCGATAAACAGGCATGTGGTGGATTTCAAGCTCAGCCCGTTTGGCCTCACACCCTTCTACGGCGTGGGTTTGCAACAGTAG
- a CDS encoding serine/threonine protein phosphatase gives MIYATRSVKGQGRGENRDCAGAIFDGTRGLFVVVDGTSKPGSGPLAQALLNQILTGYVEKIADGCSDNSHEKAAALLNDVLNDAHHRLFSSLLTGSASYLVGVATEGLLTIAYEGDCCAGVACSDTSITWLTTPHCLANWRRNRNHRQLAADPGRHRISRSFKARKKPDPEIVTRATLEGEKLVFATDGFWADLDDATQARLLDGEMFDPVSVEDDVSWIVVQIPT, from the coding sequence ATGATCTACGCAACCAGGTCCGTGAAAGGGCAGGGTAGAGGCGAGAACCGAGACTGTGCAGGAGCAATATTCGACGGAACACGAGGGTTATTTGTCGTCGTCGACGGCACATCCAAACCAGGCAGCGGCCCGCTCGCACAGGCTCTGCTCAACCAGATACTCACGGGATATGTTGAGAAGATCGCGGATGGCTGCTCGGATAATAGCCATGAAAAGGCAGCAGCCCTGCTTAACGATGTCCTGAATGACGCGCATCACAGACTCTTCTCAAGTCTCCTCACAGGGTCGGCGAGCTATCTGGTCGGCGTAGCCACCGAAGGACTGCTCACAATTGCCTACGAAGGCGATTGCTGCGCTGGGGTAGCTTGTTCAGACACTTCGATCACATGGCTTACAACACCTCACTGTCTCGCCAATTGGAGGCGCAATCGCAACCATAGGCAACTGGCAGCAGATCCAGGCAGGCACCGGATAAGCCGGAGTTTCAAAGCACGGAAAAAACCAGACCCAGAGATAGTCACGAGAGCGACCCTTGAAGGTGAGAAACTGGTTTTTGCAACCGATGGCTTTTGGGCTGACTTGGACGACGCGACACAAGCGAGGTTGCTTGACGGTGAGATGTTCGATCCCGTAAGCGTCGAGGACGACGTCTCTTGGATAGTCGTTCAGATTCCGACTTGA
- a CDS encoding MarR family transcriptional regulator, with amino-acid sequence MKGQDILLMYKMASLHAQEEMSPTGNPTVAWGGLSSIDLLPDDYTQEFQFITSASPEKSWDNLEVAIKGLIDADSFPWEGWDANDLSQKSPATKWEDRYTLRALAESLGLSKSEISNSIVRCREAGLVTNDYETSLPKVNRPALLKITEHALKYFFPVKPGALARGIPTGFASPVLSKHLKSAGENIHVWPDPHGTERGQTIDPLYKTVPEAVKNDRTLYHYLALVDSIRLGGPRETSVAIKLLKKGMGL; translated from the coding sequence ATGAAAGGTCAAGATATTTTACTGATGTACAAAATGGCCAGCCTTCATGCGCAGGAGGAAATGTCGCCAACTGGCAACCCAACGGTGGCATGGGGCGGCCTTTCCTCAATTGACTTACTACCGGATGACTACACCCAGGAATTTCAATTCATTACCTCGGCGTCGCCAGAAAAATCCTGGGACAACTTGGAGGTCGCCATAAAAGGCCTCATCGATGCAGACTCATTCCCTTGGGAGGGGTGGGATGCCAACGATCTCTCCCAAAAAAGTCCGGCCACCAAATGGGAAGACCGCTACACCCTGAGAGCCTTGGCAGAGTCCCTGGGCTTGAGCAAAAGTGAGATATCAAATTCAATCGTCCGATGCCGGGAGGCAGGACTCGTGACAAACGATTATGAAACGTCCTTGCCCAAAGTGAATCGTCCAGCGCTTTTGAAGATCACCGAGCATGCACTCAAGTACTTTTTCCCAGTCAAGCCTGGCGCCCTGGCGAGAGGGATTCCAACAGGATTTGCATCGCCAGTACTTTCCAAGCACCTGAAAAGTGCAGGGGAAAATATTCACGTCTGGCCGGACCCACATGGGACAGAGCGCGGCCAGACCATCGACCCCCTCTATAAGACTGTGCCTGAAGCAGTGAAGAACGACCGAACCCTCTACCACTACTTAGCGCTGGTGGACTCCATTCGCCTGGGCGGACCTCGCGAGACAAGCGTCGCCATTAAGCTTCTAAAAAAAGGGATGGGCCTTTGA